A DNA window from Anaeromicrobium sediminis contains the following coding sequences:
- a CDS encoding nucleotidyltransferase, translated as MNVVGIVAEYNPFHNGHKYHLIESLKNTKGTHSIVVMSGNFLQRGEPAILDKWTRAKMAIDEGVDLVIELPFVYACNSAEFFAFGAVSLLNSMNIVDSISFGSELGNVDDLTRISKVLNEEPDEYTHYLKEFLKEGISYPAARERALFKYFNEDSLSNIIGSPNNILGIEYIKSLLKLGSSITPSTVKRYKAGYHSKELYGNICSATAIRKLLLENPCDETLKGVMPSESYKVLQKSLIEYYKPVFYNDFSQMIIQTLRKSSPEYLRNIVDVGEGLENRLKSSATKAIHIDSLLDNVKTKRYALTRIQRILIHSLMGYTKDTLDCFRNTGPLYARVLGFSPKGTELLKAMKEKSLVPILTNINKQSIDSKALSMLSLDILATDLYTLSIANPNLRYGGYDYYNRPYMKR; from the coding sequence ATGAATGTAGTTGGAATTGTGGCTGAATATAATCCCTTTCACAATGGACATAAATATCATTTAATAGAATCTTTAAAAAATACTAAAGGAACTCACTCTATAGTAGTTATGAGTGGTAATTTTCTTCAAAGGGGAGAACCTGCCATATTAGACAAATGGACTCGAGCTAAAATGGCTATTGATGAAGGTGTAGACCTGGTTATAGAACTACCCTTTGTGTATGCTTGTAATAGTGCTGAATTTTTTGCCTTTGGTGCTGTTTCCCTTTTAAATAGTATGAACATTGTAGATTCCATAAGCTTTGGAAGCGAACTAGGTAATGTGGATGATTTGACAAGAATCAGCAAGGTCTTAAACGAGGAACCTGATGAATATACCCATTATTTAAAAGAGTTCTTAAAGGAGGGTATTTCCTATCCTGCTGCTAGAGAAAGGGCTTTATTTAAGTACTTTAATGAAGATAGTCTGTCAAATATTATAGGTTCTCCTAACAACATATTGGGCATTGAGTATATAAAATCTCTACTAAAGCTAGGTAGTTCTATTACACCATCTACAGTGAAAAGATATAAGGCTGGTTATCATTCTAAAGAGTTATATGGCAATATATGTAGTGCTACTGCCATAAGAAAACTTTTACTTGAAAATCCATGCGATGAAACTTTAAAAGGTGTAATGCCTAGTGAAAGTTACAAAGTACTACAGAAATCTTTAATAGAATATTATAAACCAGTTTTTTATAATGACTTTAGCCAAATGATTATTCAAACTTTAAGAAAATCTTCTCCAGAGTATTTAAGAAATATTGTTGATGTGGGAGAGGGCTTAGAAAATAGGCTTAAGTCCAGTGCAACTAAAGCCATCCATATTGATTCTTTATTAGATAATGTAAAGACTAAAAGATATGCACTTACTAGAATTCAAAGAATTTTGATTCACTCTTTAATGGGATATACAAAGGATACTCTAGACTGTTTTAGGAATACAGGACCCCTTTATGCTCGTGTACTAGGTTTTTCTCCTAAAGGTACAGAGTTACTTAAAGCCATGAAAGAAAAATCTTTGGTACCAATACTCACTAATATAAATAAACAATCCATTGATTCTAAGGCCTTATCCATGCTTTCTTTGGATATTTTAGCTACAGATTTATACACCTTATCAATTGCAAATCCAAATCTACGTTACGGAGGCTATGATTACTATAATAGACCTTATATGAAAAGATAA
- a CDS encoding acetate/propionate family kinase — protein sequence MKVLVINCGSSSLKYQLINMENQEVLGKGLVERIGIEGSVLKHEAKGVEGKVVIEQEMKDHKVALGLVLDALVDEKHGAVKELSEISAVGHRVVHGGEKFNGSVIITDEVMAAMEECVELAPLHNPANIMGINAIKELMPEVPNVGVFDTAFHQTMPKEAYLYALPYELYEEHGVRRYGFHGTSHRYVSERVSAMLGKDLKDLKVITCHLGNGASLAAIDGGKCVDTSMGLTPLEGLVMGTRCGDIDPAIIPFVMDKEGLDTKGINNVLNKKSGVLGISGVSSDFRDIENAAGDGNERADLALKIFDRRVKKYIASYAAVMGGVDAIVFTAGLGENSASNRKEICEGLEFMGVKVDAEKNNMRGKEAVVSADDSKVKVLVIPTNEELMIAKDTQELLK from the coding sequence ATGAAAGTATTAGTTATTAACTGTGGAAGTTCATCTTTAAAGTATCAATTAATTAACATGGAAAATCAAGAGGTATTAGGAAAAGGTTTGGTGGAAAGAATTGGAATCGAAGGTTCTGTATTAAAACACGAAGCTAAAGGTGTTGAAGGAAAAGTTGTAATAGAACAAGAAATGAAAGATCACAAAGTAGCTCTAGGATTAGTATTAGACGCTTTAGTAGACGAAAAGCATGGAGCAGTTAAAGAATTATCTGAAATCTCTGCTGTAGGACATAGAGTAGTTCATGGAGGAGAAAAGTTCAATGGTTCTGTAATCATTACTGATGAAGTAATGGCTGCTATGGAAGAATGTGTTGAATTAGCACCTCTACATAACCCTGCTAACATAATGGGAATCAACGCTATTAAAGAGTTAATGCCTGAGGTACCTAATGTGGGTGTATTTGACACTGCATTCCATCAAACGATGCCAAAGGAAGCATACTTATATGCGCTACCTTATGAATTATATGAAGAACACGGAGTAAGAAGATATGGATTCCATGGAACTAGCCATAGATACGTATCTGAAAGAGTAAGTGCCATGTTAGGAAAAGACTTAAAAGACTTAAAGGTAATTACTTGCCACTTAGGAAATGGAGCTAGTTTAGCTGCTATAGATGGAGGTAAATGTGTAGATACTAGTATGGGATTAACTCCACTTGAAGGTTTAGTAATGGGAACTCGTTGTGGAGATATAGACCCTGCTATAATCCCTTTTGTAATGGATAAAGAAGGATTAGATACTAAGGGAATAAACAATGTATTAAATAAGAAGTCTGGAGTACTTGGTATATCAGGAGTAAGCAGTGACTTTAGAGATATAGAAAATGCTGCTGGTGATGGAAATGAAAGAGCAGACCTTGCCCTTAAGATTTTCGATAGAAGAGTTAAGAAATATATTGCATCATATGCTGCTGTAATGGGTGGAGTAGATGCTATTGTATTTACAGCAGGTCTTGGTGAAAACTCAGCCTCAAATAGAAAGGAAATCTGTGAAGGATTAGAATTCATGGGAGTAAAAGTTGATGCTGAGAAGAATAATATGAGAGGTAAGGAAGCTGTAGTAAGCGCAGATGACTCAAAGGTTAAAGTATTAGTTATACCTACGAATGAAGAACTTATGATAGCTAAAGATACTCAAGAGTTATTAAAATAA
- a CDS encoding YceD family protein gives MKITLNELIEKRKESIDLDITIPVGEIGMINEEIEIISPVSLKGKIFHDDDSIYLEADIKTKAECICHRCLQKFQMDIENHIHEKLTINEEEMEDYYYINKNRLDITEVVDNVLVLNMPMKLVCDENCQGLCLACGVNLNKEQCDCESDQIDPRLAKLKDLLLND, from the coding sequence ATGAAAATTACCTTAAATGAGTTAATAGAAAAAAGGAAAGAGTCTATAGATTTAGATATAACTATTCCTGTAGGTGAAATTGGAATGATAAATGAAGAAATAGAGATCATAAGTCCTGTTTCTTTAAAAGGAAAAATATTCCATGATGATGACTCTATATACTTAGAGGCAGATATAAAAACTAAGGCAGAATGTATATGCCATAGATGCCTACAAAAGTTTCAAATGGATATTGAAAATCATATTCATGAAAAATTAACTATCAATGAAGAGGAAATGGAAGACTATTATTATATTAATAAAAATCGTCTAGACATAACTGAGGTCGTTGATAACGTATTGGTTTTAAATATGCCTATGAAACTTGTTTGTGACGAAAATTGTCAAGGATTATGTTTAGCATGTGGTGTGAATTTGAACAAAGAACAATGTGATTGTGAAAGTGATCAAATTGACCCCAGATTAGCTAAATTAAAAGATTTGTTACTTAATGATTAA
- the rpmF gene encoding 50S ribosomal protein L32 — translation MAVPKRKTSKARRDKRRASNIKMTATNVVECPQCHEPKLQHRVCKKCGHYKNKEVVAVQ, via the coding sequence ATGGCAGTACCTAAGCGTAAAACTTCTAAAGCAAGAAGAGATAAGAGAAGAGCATCTAACATAAAAATGACAGCAACAAATGTTGTTGAATGTCCACAATGTCATGAGCCAAAGCTACAACACAGAGTATGCAAAAAGTGTGGGCACTACAAGAACAAAGAGGTTGTTGCAGTACAATAG
- the fapR gene encoding transcription factor FapR, translating into MAGRKPKSLRQKELLEMIKKQPFVTDEELSEYFKVSIQTIRLDRLELRIPELRERIKNVAQKNHSKVKSLGEEEIIGELIEIKPNERGISILETNKELAFEKTKVVRGHHIFSMAESLAMAIIDAKVALTGVANMKYIVPVISGQKLIARGEVVKVRGNKYFVHVKINVKDKQVFRGKFILVSIEE; encoded by the coding sequence ATGGCAGGAAGAAAGCCAAAGTCATTAAGACAAAAGGAATTGTTAGAGATGATAAAAAAACAACCTTTTGTTACGGATGAAGAATTGAGTGAATATTTTAAAGTTAGCATACAAACTATACGTTTAGATAGATTAGAATTGAGAATACCCGAATTAAGAGAACGAATAAAGAATGTAGCCCAAAAGAATCATTCTAAAGTTAAAAGTTTAGGAGAAGAAGAAATAATTGGAGAACTAATAGAAATAAAGCCAAATGAAAGAGGTATATCCATATTAGAAACAAATAAAGAATTAGCATTTGAAAAAACTAAGGTGGTAAGAGGTCATCATATTTTTTCCATGGCAGAGTCTTTAGCCATGGCCATAATAGATGCAAAGGTAGCTCTTACTGGAGTAGCTAATATGAAATACATAGTTCCCGTCATATCAGGACAAAAGTTAATAGCACGAGGGGAAGTAGTAAAGGTACGAGGAAATAAGTATTTTGTCCATGTAAAGATAAATGTAAAAGACAAGCAAGTGTTTAGAGGGAAATTTATATTAGTTTCCATAGAAGAGTAA
- the plsX gene encoding phosphate acyltransferase PlsX, protein MRIAVDGMGGDNAPHDIVKGCVEALEDSELEIYLIGKSEILKKELKKYTFDENKINVVNADEVIENTDKPVRAIKRKKNASMVVGFDMLKDDQVDAFISAGNTGAILAGSLLKVGRIEGIDRPAITTVYPTKKDVSLLVDAGANSECKPRNLLEFSIMASVYSKYVLDKENPSVGLVNIGEESSKGTSMIKETYEVLKNSHINFYGNVEGRELPEGVVDIIVCDGFVGNVILKLTEGVAKTITDILKKELSGSLLSKLGTLFMLPALKSFKKKLDYTEYGGAPFLGVKKPVIKAHGSSNAKAIKNAVKKAKVFAQSGVIDTIGKEIERIGVERDGK, encoded by the coding sequence ATGCGTATAGCTGTAGATGGAATGGGTGGAGATAATGCGCCCCATGATATTGTAAAGGGCTGTGTGGAAGCATTAGAAGATAGTGAGTTAGAAATATACTTAATTGGTAAATCTGAAATATTGAAAAAAGAATTGAAAAAATATACTTTTGATGAAAATAAAATAAATGTAGTAAATGCAGATGAAGTTATAGAGAATACTGATAAACCTGTTAGGGCAATTAAAAGAAAAAAGAATGCCTCCATGGTAGTAGGATTTGATATGTTAAAAGATGACCAGGTAGATGCATTTATTTCTGCAGGAAATACAGGAGCTATATTGGCAGGAAGTTTATTGAAAGTAGGTAGAATAGAAGGTATAGATAGACCTGCAATTACTACTGTATATCCTACTAAAAAGGATGTATCTTTATTAGTGGATGCAGGGGCTAATTCAGAGTGTAAGCCTAGAAATTTATTAGAATTTAGTATTATGGCATCTGTGTATTCTAAATATGTACTAGATAAAGAGAATCCATCAGTTGGACTAGTAAATATTGGTGAAGAATCATCTAAAGGAACCAGTATGATTAAGGAAACCTATGAAGTTCTTAAGAATAGCCATATAAACTTTTATGGTAATGTGGAAGGACGAGAATTGCCAGAAGGAGTAGTAGATATAATTGTATGTGATGGTTTTGTTGGTAATGTCATATTAAAGCTAACAGAAGGTGTGGCTAAAACCATAACGGATATTCTAAAAAAGGAACTTAGCGGTAGTTTATTATCTAAACTGGGAACACTATTTATGCTACCTGCATTAAAGTCCTTTAAGAAGAAATTAGATTATACAGAATATGGAGGAGCTCCATTTTTAGGAGTGAAAAAACCTGTTATTAAGGCACATGGAAGTTCTAATGCGAAGGCTATAAAGAATGCAGTTAAAAAGGCTAAAGTTTTTGCACAAAGTGGTGTAATAGATACAATAGGAAAAGAAATCGAAAGAATAGGAGTTGAAAGAGATGGAAAATAA
- a CDS encoding beta-ketoacyl-ACP synthase III, whose protein sequence is MENKLISAGILGLGSYVPEKIVTNDDIAKMVDTSHDWIVSRTGIEERRVVSEGQSTSDISAIAAKRALEDANLSPEDIDLIIVATLTPDMLIPSTACIVQSKIGAKNAAAFDLEAACSGFVYGLTVARQFVATGMYKNILVIGAEVLSKFLDWEDRNTCILFGDGAGAAVVGPVEDGKGILSMTMGADGTGGESLLIPAGGATMPASEQTIADRLHYIRMDGSEVFKFAVRTMGRASIEVIEKAGHKVEDIDFLVPHQANIRIVNSAAKKLKLSNDKFYVNLNKYGNMSGASIPVALDEAVKLGKIKKDDLVVLVGFGAGLTWGSCLIKWNK, encoded by the coding sequence ATGGAAAATAAATTAATATCAGCAGGTATATTAGGATTAGGAAGTTATGTACCAGAAAAGATAGTTACAAATGACGATATAGCAAAAATGGTAGACACTTCTCATGACTGGATAGTTTCAAGAACGGGAATAGAAGAACGTAGAGTAGTAAGTGAAGGGCAAAGTACATCAGATATATCTGCTATAGCAGCTAAGAGGGCATTAGAGGATGCAAACTTAAGTCCAGAGGACATTGATCTAATAATAGTAGCCACATTAACACCAGATATGTTAATACCGTCTACGGCGTGTATAGTTCAAAGCAAAATAGGAGCAAAGAATGCTGCTGCTTTTGATTTAGAAGCAGCTTGCTCAGGGTTTGTATATGGACTTACAGTGGCTAGACAATTTGTTGCTACAGGCATGTATAAAAATATATTAGTAATTGGAGCGGAAGTTTTATCAAAATTTTTAGATTGGGAAGATAGAAATACTTGTATACTATTTGGAGATGGAGCTGGAGCTGCTGTTGTAGGTCCTGTGGAAGATGGAAAGGGAATTCTTTCTATGACTATGGGAGCCGATGGAACGGGTGGAGAATCCTTGTTAATTCCAGCTGGTGGTGCAACTATGCCTGCTAGTGAACAAACAATTGCTGATAGACTTCATTACATTCGCATGGATGGAAGTGAAGTATTTAAATTTGCCGTTAGAACTATGGGTAGGGCTTCCATTGAAGTTATAGAAAAGGCTGGGCATAAAGTAGAAGATATAGATTTCTTAGTTCCACATCAAGCTAACATTAGAATTGTTAACTCTGCTGCTAAGAAATTAAAACTAAGTAATGACAAGTTTTATGTTAATTTAAATAAATATGGAAATATGTCAGGTGCATCAATACCAGTTGCACTAGATGAAGCTGTTAAACTTGGAAAGATAAAGAAAGATGATTTAGTAGTACTTGTAGGATTTGGAGCAGGACTAACGTGGGGTTCATGCTTAATTAAATGGAATAAGTAA
- the fabD gene encoding ACP S-malonyltransferase translates to MGKIAFVFPGQGAQYVGMGKEICENYEMASEIFEQASEAVGYDMKKLCFEGPEEELKKTENTQPAILTTCIAMSKILENEGIKPDVSAGLSLGEYASLVIANMMDFKDSVALVKKRGKYMQEAVPLGVGTMAAILGMDKEVLEEVLDLSKEFGVVEAANFNSPGQIVISGEVKAVEKACEIAKEKGAKKAVILPVSAPFHCSMLIPAGEKLSGELDNVELREGNMPVLSNAQNKYYTLDDTKDFLVQQVSKSVLWVDNVEKMINDGVDTFVEIGPGKSLSGFIKKIAKKLGTKVNTYNVSDMKTLNDTIDVLKG, encoded by the coding sequence ATGGGTAAAATAGCATTTGTATTCCCAGGACAAGGAGCACAATACGTGGGAATGGGAAAAGAAATATGTGAAAACTATGAAATGGCAAGTGAAATCTTCGAGCAGGCTAGTGAGGCCGTTGGATATGACATGAAGAAACTTTGCTTTGAAGGGCCAGAGGAAGAGTTAAAAAAGACAGAAAATACTCAGCCAGCCATATTAACTACTTGCATTGCCATGAGTAAAATTTTGGAGAATGAAGGAATTAAGCCAGATGTAAGTGCGGGACTTAGCTTAGGCGAGTATGCATCTTTAGTTATAGCTAACATGATGGACTTTAAAGATTCAGTGGCTTTAGTTAAGAAGAGAGGTAAATATATGCAAGAAGCAGTTCCACTAGGAGTAGGAACTATGGCAGCCATATTGGGTATGGACAAGGAAGTACTTGAAGAAGTACTAGATTTATCTAAAGAATTTGGTGTAGTAGAGGCAGCCAATTTTAATTCGCCAGGTCAAATTGTAATATCAGGTGAAGTAAAAGCTGTAGAAAAGGCTTGTGAAATTGCCAAGGAAAAGGGAGCTAAGAAGGCAGTGATATTACCTGTAAGTGCACCATTTCACTGTTCTATGTTAATTCCTGCAGGAGAAAAACTAAGTGGTGAATTAGACAATGTAGAATTAAGAGAAGGAAATATGCCAGTTCTTAGTAATGCCCAGAATAAATATTATACATTGGATGACACTAAAGACTTCCTGGTACAACAAGTAAGCAAGTCTGTTTTATGGGTTGACAATGTGGAAAAAATGATTAATGATGGAGTAGACACTTTTGTAGAGATAGGTCCAGGAAAATCTTTAAGTGGATTTATAAAGAAAATAGCTAAGAAGCTTGGGACAAAAGTGAATACATACAATGTTTCCGATATGAAGACATTAAATGATACAATTGATGTGTTAAAAGGGTAG
- the fabG gene encoding 3-oxoacyl-[acyl-carrier-protein] reductase: MNLNGKTALVTGGSRGIGKAIALRLAEFGANIVVNYTSNSQKAEETVNEIKEMGRDAIALQANVADLSQIEELVKKAEEKFGNIDVLVNNAGIEKDKLLIKMTEEDWDKVMEVNLKGAFNCTKIIGRKMMRKRSGKIINITSVVGITGNVGQANYAASKAGLIGFTKSVAKELATRGITVNAVAPGLIKSDMTDALPEAIKEQMLAKIPVGKAGMPEEVADTVAFLASERANYITGQVINVDGGMVM; encoded by the coding sequence ATGAATTTAAATGGAAAAACGGCTCTAGTAACGGGTGGTTCTAGAGGAATAGGGAAGGCTATTGCCTTAAGACTAGCTGAATTTGGAGCTAATATAGTAGTTAATTATACAAGTAATTCTCAAAAGGCAGAAGAAACAGTAAATGAAATAAAGGAAATGGGAAGAGATGCCATTGCCCTACAAGCTAATGTAGCAGATCTTAGTCAAATAGAAGAACTTGTTAAAAAAGCAGAAGAAAAGTTTGGAAATATAGATGTATTAGTAAATAATGCAGGAATTGAAAAAGATAAACTTTTGATTAAAATGACTGAAGAAGATTGGGATAAAGTAATGGAAGTAAACCTAAAGGGTGCTTTTAATTGTACTAAAATAATTGGTAGAAAAATGATGAGAAAAAGAAGTGGAAAAATAATAAATATAACATCAGTAGTAGGAATTACAGGAAATGTTGGTCAAGCAAATTATGCTGCTTCAAAGGCTGGATTAATTGGATTTACTAAATCTGTAGCAAAGGAATTGGCAACTAGAGGAATAACTGTTAATGCAGTGGCTCCTGGACTTATAAAGTCAGACATGACTGATGCACTACCTGAGGCTATAAAGGAGCAAATGTTAGCGAAAATTCCAGTTGGTAAAGCAGGAATGCCAGAAGAAGTGGCAGATACGGTAGCTTTCTTAGCTTCAGAAAGAGCTAACTATATTACAGGTCAAGTAATTAATGTAGATGGTGGAATGGTAATGTAA
- the fabF gene encoding beta-ketoacyl-ACP synthase II, whose product MRRVVVTGIGAVTPVGIGKEEFWKNIKEGKSGIGMITNFDTENHTVKIAGEVKDFDPLRFFEKKEAKRMDTFTQFGIAASKLAVEDAKLDLDKVEKERFGVIIGSGIGGIQTFEKEFEKMSNKGPGRVSPFFIPMMITNIASGHISMALGAKGPNTTVVTACASSTNAVGDAFKAIQRNDADIMITGGTEASITPLSIAGFANMKALCTRNDEPEKASRPFDKDRSGFVMGEGSGMLVIEELEHALNRGAHIYAEIVGYGMSADAYHITAPAPGGEGAARSMMNALKDGNVDPNELNYINAHGTSTPMNDKNETAAIKTVFKDHAKDIAISSSKSMTGHLLGAAGGVEAIVCALAIDENFVPPTINYTTPDEECDLDYVPNVGREMEVNYALSNSLGFGGHNATILLKKYK is encoded by the coding sequence ATGCGTAGAGTTGTAGTTACTGGAATAGGTGCAGTTACACCAGTAGGAATTGGAAAAGAAGAATTTTGGAAAAACATTAAAGAAGGTAAGAGTGGAATTGGAATGATTACTAATTTCGATACTGAAAATCATACAGTGAAAATTGCTGGAGAAGTTAAAGATTTTGATCCACTTAGATTTTTTGAGAAGAAAGAAGCAAAGAGAATGGATACATTTACTCAATTTGGAATTGCTGCTTCAAAACTTGCAGTAGAAGATGCTAAATTAGATTTAGATAAAGTGGAAAAGGAAAGATTTGGAGTAATAATAGGTTCTGGTATAGGTGGAATTCAAACTTTTGAGAAGGAGTTTGAAAAAATGTCTAACAAGGGTCCAGGCCGAGTAAGTCCATTTTTTATACCAATGATGATAACTAATATAGCTTCTGGACATATATCTATGGCTTTAGGGGCAAAAGGACCGAATACAACAGTTGTAACAGCGTGTGCTTCATCTACAAACGCTGTTGGGGATGCTTTTAAAGCAATCCAAAGAAATGATGCAGACATTATGATTACAGGAGGTACTGAGGCTTCAATAACACCTCTTAGTATAGCTGGGTTTGCTAATATGAAAGCTTTGTGTACTAGAAATGATGAGCCAGAAAAGGCTAGCAGACCATTTGATAAAGACAGAAGTGGATTTGTAATGGGTGAAGGATCAGGAATGCTTGTAATAGAAGAATTAGAACACGCCCTTAATAGAGGTGCTCATATATATGCTGAGATAGTAGGATATGGAATGAGTGCGGATGCATACCACATTACAGCTCCAGCTCCAGGCGGAGAAGGTGCTGCAAGATCAATGATGAATGCATTAAAGGATGGAAATGTGGATCCTAATGAATTAAACTATATTAATGCCCATGGAACTTCAACTCCAATGAATGATAAGAATGAGACTGCGGCTATAAAAACTGTGTTTAAGGATCATGCTAAGGACATTGCAATTAGTTCTTCAAAATCTATGACAGGTCATTTATTAGGAGCAGCTGGGGGAGTAGAAGCAATTGTATGTGCTCTTGCTATTGATGAAAATTTTGTACCACCAACTATTAACTATACAACTCCAGATGAAGAATGTGATTTAGATTATGTTCCTAATGTGGGAAGAGAGATGGAAGTAAATTATGCATTATCTAACTCACTAGGTTTTGGTGGACATAATGCAACCATATTACTAAAAAAATATAAATAA
- the rnc gene encoding ribonuclease III, producing the protein MGNIDANRQNLLNEISKKVSYEFNNIGLLNEALTHSSYANENKKRNIQHNERLEFLGDSVLGIVISDYLYKNLSASQEGELTKIRASIVCEPSLANSSIELAMGKYLMLGKGEEVTGGRERISILADTFEAVIGAIYLDGGLENAKKFILSNLKNTIKDAIEGRIFQDYKTHLQEIIQSKGNDKIEYEVIDEKGPDHNKIFYVQVKIGGEVIGKGSGKSKKEAEQKAAKEALKKVV; encoded by the coding sequence ATGGGTAATATTGATGCTAATAGGCAGAATTTATTGAATGAAATATCTAAAAAAGTATCTTATGAATTCAATAATATAGGTCTATTAAATGAAGCTTTAACTCATAGTTCATATGCTAATGAGAATAAAAAAAGAAATATACAACATAATGAAAGATTAGAATTTTTAGGAGATTCCGTATTAGGAATTGTTATTAGTGATTATTTGTACAAAAACTTATCTGCATCTCAAGAGGGAGAATTGACTAAAATTAGGGCAAGTATTGTATGCGAGCCATCTTTAGCTAATTCATCCATAGAATTAGCCATGGGTAAATATTTAATGCTAGGAAAAGGTGAAGAGGTAACAGGTGGGAGAGAAAGGATCTCCATTTTAGCAGATACCTTTGAAGCTGTTATAGGTGCCATATATTTAGATGGTGGATTGGAAAACGCTAAGAAGTTTATACTATCTAATCTAAAGAACACTATTAAGGATGCAATAGAAGGAAGAATATTCCAAGATTATAAGACTCACTTACAAGAAATTATTCAAAGTAAGGGTAATGATAAAATTGAATACGAAGTAATAGATGAAAAGGGACCAGACCATAATAAGATTTTTTATGTACAAGTTAAAATAGGTGGAGAAGTAATAGGTAAAGGATCAGGAAAGAGTAAAAAAGAGGCAGAACAAAAGGCAGCAAAAGAGGCATTAAAAAAGGTGGTATAA
- a CDS encoding elongator complex protein 3, producing the protein MAKTNYIIPVFVPHKGCPFDCVFCNQKRITGNVEDISIDKVRNQISDYISTIPDYENKNIEIAFFGGSFTGIERDLQESLLKVAYEWKSKGIVNHIRLSTRPDYINEDIMEFLVGYGVSIIELGVQSMDEKILNLSGRGHTPEHVKIAVNIMKNYPVKVGLQMMVGLPGDTEDSVNYTADEIIRLKPDFVRIYPTLVVKDTELEELYINSKYIPFNLDSTISICKDLLVKFIKNRIEVIRIGLQPTENIAKGKDIIAGPFHPSIRQLVEDNLFKDFLNYIFSHSKLENEKEVILETSDKNVSSVAGHNKSNIKFLKDKYNIGKIKIIRNNSLIDRNVKLFTNNNMIVYNIIQYINDAI; encoded by the coding sequence ATGGCAAAGACTAATTACATAATTCCTGTATTTGTTCCACATAAGGGGTGCCCTTTTGATTGTGTTTTTTGCAATCAAAAAAGAATTACAGGAAATGTTGAGGATATATCCATAGATAAAGTAAGAAATCAAATAAGTGACTATATAAGCACCATTCCTGATTATGAGAATAAAAATATTGAAATCGCTTTCTTTGGAGGAAGTTTTACAGGGATAGAAAGGGATCTACAAGAAAGCTTACTTAAAGTGGCATATGAGTGGAAATCTAAGGGAATAGTTAATCATATTAGATTATCAACACGTCCTGATTATATTAATGAAGACATTATGGAGTTTTTAGTTGGGTATGGTGTATCCATAATCGAGTTAGGAGTTCAATCTATGGATGAAAAAATTCTTAACCTAAGTGGAAGGGGACATACACCAGAACATGTGAAAATAGCAGTTAATATTATGAAAAATTATCCTGTTAAAGTGGGATTACAGATGATGGTAGGTCTTCCTGGAGATACGGAAGATTCAGTTAATTATACTGCCGATGAAATAATAAGGTTAAAACCTGACTTTGTTAGGATATATCCAACATTGGTTGTAAAGGATACTGAGTTAGAGGAACTATATATTAATTCTAAATACATTCCTTTTAATTTAGATAGTACCATAAGCATTTGTAAAGATTTATTGGTTAAATTTATAAAAAACCGTATAGAAGTCATTAGGATAGGATTACAGCCTACAGAAAATATAGCTAAAGGGAAAGACATAATTGCAGGACCCTTTCATCCATCCATAAGACAGCTGGTTGAGGATAATTTATTTAAAGACTTTTTAAATTATATATTTTCTCATTCTAAATTAGAAAATGAAAAAGAAGTGATTTTAGAGACAAGTGATAAAAATGTATCTAGCGTGGCAGGTCATAATAAATCTAATATTAAGTTTTTAAAAGATAAATATAATATTGGAAAAATAAAGATAATAAGGAATAATTCACTTATAGATAGGAATGTGAAATTATTTACTAATAATAATATGATAGTTTATAATATAATACAGTACATAAATGATGCAATTTAA